A single genomic interval of Saccharospirillum mangrovi harbors:
- the xthA gene encoding exodeoxyribonuclease III: MRIISFNINGIRARLHQLEALRKVQDPDILCLQEIKVHDDIYPHAEVEQASGLSSVTWGQKGHYGVATLSRIAPQSVERGFPGDEDDAQRRMLISRHALADGRTLTVLNGYFPQGESIHHETKWPAKRRFYADLLNWLETNATPDDLIVILGDFNIAPVDEDLGIGEKNVARWLREGKSAFQPEERGWFEKLRAWGLTDSYRHLYPSNNDRFSWFDYRSKGFEDTPKRGLRIDHLLITQPLVPLIRGAGIDYDIRGLERPSDHAPAWLDLDLKLA, encoded by the coding sequence ATGCGCATCATTTCGTTCAATATCAATGGCATACGTGCCCGGCTGCACCAACTGGAAGCGCTGCGCAAGGTCCAGGACCCGGACATCCTTTGCCTTCAGGAAATCAAAGTTCACGACGACATCTACCCCCACGCTGAAGTCGAACAAGCCAGCGGTTTAAGCTCGGTCACCTGGGGCCAGAAAGGCCATTACGGCGTGGCAACGCTGAGCCGCATTGCCCCGCAAAGCGTGGAACGCGGCTTTCCGGGCGACGAAGACGACGCCCAGCGCCGCATGCTGATCAGCCGTCATGCCCTGGCCGATGGCCGTACATTAACGGTGCTGAACGGCTATTTCCCGCAAGGCGAAAGCATCCACCACGAAACCAAATGGCCGGCCAAACGCCGCTTCTATGCCGACTTGCTGAACTGGCTGGAAACCAACGCCACACCGGACGACCTCATCGTTATTCTGGGCGATTTCAACATCGCCCCAGTCGATGAAGACCTGGGCATTGGCGAGAAGAACGTCGCCCGCTGGCTGCGCGAAGGTAAATCCGCCTTCCAACCCGAAGAGCGCGGCTGGTTTGAAAAACTGCGCGCCTGGGGCCTGACCGACAGCTACCGCCACCTCTACCCAAGCAACAACGACCGTTTCAGTTGGTTCGACTACCGCTCCAAAGGTTTTGAAGACACGCCCAAACGCGGCCTGCGCATTGACCATCTGTTGATCACCCAGCCTCTGGTGCCGTTGATTCGCGGTGCCGGCATCGACTACGACATTCGCGGCCTGGAGCGCCCGTCCGACCACGCCCCGGCCTGGTTAGACCTGGATTTGAAATTGGCTTAA
- a CDS encoding VOC family protein codes for MKLSHPIAPCLWFNDQAEAAARYYTEVFPNSHVGHIARYSEVGREHHGQVPGSVLTVEFSLAGQPFTALNGGPVFALSEAVSFQVYCDDQAEIDYYWQALSAGGQEQPCGWTRDRFGLSWQVVPYSMLDMMQQGSDEQMARMMTVLFTMTKLDKAQLDAAFYGQ; via the coding sequence ATGAAACTGTCTCACCCAATCGCCCCTTGCTTATGGTTCAACGACCAGGCCGAAGCCGCGGCCCGCTATTACACCGAGGTGTTTCCCAATAGCCACGTCGGCCACATTGCCCGTTATTCGGAGGTCGGCCGTGAACACCACGGCCAGGTGCCGGGTTCGGTGCTCACCGTTGAGTTCAGCCTTGCCGGCCAGCCTTTTACGGCCTTGAATGGCGGCCCGGTGTTTGCGCTGTCGGAAGCGGTGTCGTTTCAGGTGTATTGCGACGACCAGGCGGAAATTGATTACTACTGGCAGGCCCTGAGCGCCGGCGGCCAGGAACAACCCTGCGGCTGGACGCGCGATCGGTTCGGGCTGTCGTGGCAAGTGGTGCCGTACTCAATGCTGGACATGATGCAGCAGGGCAGCGACGAGCAGATGGCGCGGATGATGACCGTGCTGTTCACCATGACCAAACTCGACAAAGCCCAACTGGACGCGGCATTTTACGGCCAGTAA
- a CDS encoding kelch repeat-containing protein: MMQYIHRSIRNRPGITLLWAGFLLAVLAGCLPTEIQFEQPGTARLVVGEVFSNPARSGVPAHYESNRPEVARVDSNGTVTALAPGRAVISASNRDDFAQYPVEVINRNVSLSAWVGEDSAQLFASEGLDGVELLSSSDPDCDFNIINRCADNQRRFVHQTALAGGGLSLSQPQFYQLRYGERQLNLGLNAREFSARFNHQVAVFQGQLWLVDARLHDDRTAYSDLWSSRDGTTWVHRGSQAFPEGGIGSGPDNHLRVFNDELWLINTYTVEAWSSPNGVDWTAQSMNLPFDSRTDSQVVVFPMAGEARLWVIGGESNIDNGDGTSTTEYTNTVWTSADGRQWTALTQAAPFPGRRGHQTVAYRNRLWVVGGKVGKSPRTNDVWSSNDGQHWRQEIASAAFSPRYSHSLVVFNDSAADGDEQLWLIGGPRNDVWSSRDGRNWTQHTPSAAFSVTDSIPAVVFNKQLWLIGGFARLYRTNDIWSSRDGEAWKAHTTQAPYTARRLHQVVTFNGRFWLIGGEDGNSGRDDSFVGDDHYRNDIWSSADGLHWVQHSAQADFSARAGHQLVVFRQRLWLIGGESAQGRLNDVWSSADGIHWTQHTQAAEFPARSHHQVVAFQGQLVLVGGRTNPDPYTDRLADVWASTDGVHWERLADGAFPERMGHQLVVFNGQLLLIGGNKNSGFLNDVWSSNDGRRWAERTPAAAFSGRYAHQVVVTQDPQGERLWLMGGGKSFLNEYASRYQDDLWTSRNGIDWTAIDPPRPFGNRGGHQMLAANGHLWLFGGLNTYLDNYPSGIGYLNDVWKSANGTDWQLGLAVSGEFPLR; encoded by the coding sequence CCGGCCAGGCATTACCTTGCTTTGGGCCGGTTTTTTATTGGCCGTGCTGGCCGGTTGTTTGCCCACTGAGATTCAATTCGAACAGCCTGGCACCGCCCGGTTGGTGGTGGGCGAGGTGTTTTCCAATCCGGCGCGTTCGGGTGTGCCCGCCCATTACGAAAGCAACCGCCCCGAAGTAGCCAGGGTCGATAGCAACGGCACCGTGACCGCGCTGGCCCCCGGCCGGGCGGTGATTTCTGCCTCCAACCGGGACGATTTCGCCCAGTACCCGGTCGAGGTGATCAACCGTAACGTCTCGCTCAGCGCCTGGGTGGGCGAAGACAGCGCGCAGCTCTTTGCATCGGAAGGGCTGGATGGCGTGGAACTGCTCAGCAGCAGCGACCCGGATTGCGATTTCAACATCATCAACCGCTGCGCCGATAACCAGCGCCGCTTTGTGCACCAAACCGCGCTGGCGGGCGGTGGGTTATCGTTATCACAACCCCAGTTCTACCAACTGCGGTACGGCGAACGGCAACTGAACCTGGGGTTGAACGCCCGTGAATTCTCCGCCCGGTTTAACCACCAGGTGGCGGTGTTCCAGGGCCAGTTGTGGCTGGTGGACGCTCGGCTGCATGACGACCGAACGGCTTACAGCGACCTCTGGTCGTCGCGCGATGGCACCACCTGGGTGCACCGGGGCAGCCAGGCGTTTCCGGAGGGGGGCATTGGTTCGGGACCCGACAATCACCTGCGGGTATTCAACGACGAACTCTGGCTGATCAATACATACACGGTGGAAGCCTGGTCGTCGCCCAATGGCGTGGACTGGACGGCGCAGAGCATGAACCTGCCGTTCGACAGTCGAACCGACAGCCAGGTGGTGGTGTTTCCGATGGCGGGCGAGGCGCGGTTGTGGGTGATTGGGGGTGAGTCCAATATCGACAACGGCGACGGCACGAGCACGACTGAGTACACAAACACGGTCTGGACCTCGGCCGATGGTCGCCAGTGGACGGCACTGACGCAGGCGGCGCCTTTTCCGGGCCGCCGAGGCCACCAGACCGTGGCCTATCGCAACCGGCTGTGGGTGGTCGGTGGAAAAGTTGGCAAAAGCCCCCGGACCAACGATGTCTGGTCGTCGAACGACGGGCAGCACTGGCGTCAGGAAATCGCCTCGGCGGCGTTTTCGCCGCGCTATTCTCACAGTCTGGTGGTCTTCAACGATTCCGCAGCCGACGGGGATGAGCAGCTTTGGTTGATTGGGGGGCCTAGAAACGATGTCTGGTCCTCCCGCGATGGGCGCAACTGGACCCAACACACCCCCTCGGCGGCTTTTTCTGTTACCGACTCAATACCAGCCGTCGTCTTCAACAAGCAACTGTGGTTGATCGGTGGCTTTGCGAGGTTGTATAGAACCAACGACATCTGGTCTTCCCGCGATGGCGAAGCCTGGAAGGCCCACACCACCCAGGCACCCTATACCGCCCGTCGCCTGCACCAGGTGGTCACGTTCAACGGTCGCTTCTGGTTGATCGGTGGCGAGGACGGTAACAGTGGTCGGGACGATAGCTTCGTTGGCGATGACCACTATCGCAACGACATCTGGTCGTCCGCCGATGGCCTGCACTGGGTGCAGCACAGTGCCCAGGCTGATTTTTCGGCCCGTGCTGGCCACCAGCTGGTGGTGTTCCGGCAACGGCTGTGGCTGATCGGCGGCGAAAGCGCACAGGGGCGGTTGAACGATGTCTGGTCGTCGGCCGATGGCATTCACTGGACGCAGCACACCCAAGCCGCCGAATTCCCGGCGCGTTCACACCACCAGGTGGTGGCCTTCCAGGGGCAGTTGGTGCTGGTGGGCGGCAGGACTAACCCTGACCCCTATACGGACCGACTGGCCGATGTGTGGGCGTCGACCGATGGCGTCCACTGGGAACGGCTCGCCGACGGCGCCTTTCCCGAGCGCATGGGCCACCAACTGGTGGTGTTTAACGGCCAGCTATTGTTGATTGGTGGTAACAAAAATTCAGGCTTCCTGAACGACGTCTGGTCTTCCAACGATGGCCGCCGCTGGGCCGAGCGCACGCCAGCGGCAGCGTTCTCGGGTCGGTATGCTCACCAGGTGGTGGTAACGCAGGATCCTCAAGGCGAACGACTGTGGTTGATGGGCGGTGGGAAGAGCTTCCTTAATGAGTACGCCAGTCGTTACCAGGACGACCTCTGGACCTCCCGCAATGGCATCGACTGGACGGCCATCGACCCACCCCGGCCGTTCGGCAATCGCGGTGGTCACCAGATGCTGGCGGCCAACGGCCACCTCTGGCTGTTCGGTGGGTTGAATACCTATTTGGACAATTACCCCAGCGGTATTGGCTACCTGAACGATGTCTGGAAATCGGCCAATGGTACGGATTGGCAGTTGGGGTTGGCGGTGAGTGGGGAGTTTCCGCTGCGGTAG